One Streptomyces sp. V4I8 genomic window carries:
- a CDS encoding ArnT family glycosyltransferase, with protein sequence MTSTLPAVTTPKVPAQRQPAPETRPADRTAPPARLRSSRPDLILCGVLLVAILVVQGWNIADYPTLSDDEGTYLAQAWAVQEGRGLAHYTYWYDHPPLGWIQIALLTWIPAALSPDSMTVGTMRAAMLVISAVSAVLVYVLGRRLSLPRWAAGLGMVLFGLSPLSVVLQREIFLDNLAVMWTLLAFALAASPSRHLWHHFGAGIAAATAVLTKETMLFVLPAVLVTMWRHSHRDTRKFALTGAVTACALIGLSYPLFALLKGELFPGSGHVSLWDGITYQMTRPGSGFILDQGSGSYGVLQSWLYYDRVLILGGLAGGLLLLVTWRWSVTARALAGPSCAVVILALVAMRPTGYLPAMYVIQALPFLALVLAGGTASVAHAVLRRRRSEAEKRYVTGGRYALAAVLAIAAGAYVVPRWYDGAHTAVTADANAPYQAASKWLATEVEDPQDTRVLVDDALWLDLVHAGYEPGLGAIWFYKADLDPAVTKTMPRGWKDLDYVVASPTVRRDAVDLPNVKAAMEHSKPVAVFGTGEDRIEIRQIQTASGGVR encoded by the coding sequence GTGACCTCCACCCTTCCCGCGGTGACCACTCCCAAGGTCCCCGCGCAGCGGCAGCCTGCGCCTGAAACGCGTCCGGCCGACCGAACCGCCCCGCCGGCGCGGCTGCGTTCGTCCAGACCCGACCTGATCCTGTGCGGTGTGCTCCTCGTGGCGATCCTCGTCGTGCAGGGCTGGAACATCGCCGACTATCCGACCCTCAGCGACGACGAGGGCACCTACCTCGCCCAGGCCTGGGCCGTCCAGGAGGGCCGGGGGCTCGCCCACTACACCTACTGGTACGACCATCCGCCCCTCGGCTGGATCCAGATAGCCCTGCTGACCTGGATACCGGCCGCGCTCAGCCCCGACTCGATGACCGTCGGCACCATGCGCGCCGCGATGCTCGTCATCAGCGCGGTCAGCGCGGTCCTGGTGTACGTGCTCGGGCGGCGGCTTTCCCTGCCGCGCTGGGCAGCCGGGCTCGGCATGGTCCTGTTCGGCCTCTCGCCGCTGTCGGTCGTCCTCCAGCGGGAGATCTTCCTCGACAACCTCGCGGTGATGTGGACGCTCCTCGCGTTCGCCCTCGCCGCCTCCCCGAGCCGCCATCTCTGGCACCACTTCGGCGCCGGGATCGCCGCCGCCACGGCCGTGCTGACCAAGGAGACGATGCTCTTCGTCCTCCCGGCGGTCCTCGTCACCATGTGGCGGCACAGCCACCGCGACACCCGCAAGTTCGCCCTCACCGGCGCCGTCACCGCCTGCGCGCTGATCGGCCTCTCGTACCCTCTCTTCGCGCTGCTGAAGGGCGAGTTGTTCCCGGGCAGCGGGCACGTCTCGCTCTGGGACGGCATCACGTACCAGATGACCAGACCCGGTTCGGGCTTCATCCTCGACCAGGGTTCCGGCTCCTACGGCGTCCTCCAGTCCTGGCTCTACTACGACCGCGTCCTCATCCTCGGCGGCCTCGCGGGCGGCCTGCTGCTCCTGGTCACCTGGCGCTGGTCGGTCACCGCCCGCGCGCTGGCCGGACCCTCGTGCGCGGTGGTCATCCTCGCCCTGGTGGCCATGCGCCCCACCGGCTACCTGCCCGCCATGTACGTCATCCAGGCCCTGCCCTTCCTCGCCCTCGTCCTCGCCGGAGGAACGGCCTCCGTCGCCCACGCCGTCCTGCGGCGCCGCCGGTCCGAGGCGGAGAAGCGGTACGTCACCGGCGGGCGGTACGCCCTCGCGGCCGTCCTCGCGATCGCGGCCGGTGCCTATGTCGTACCCCGCTGGTACGACGGCGCCCACACCGCCGTCACCGCCGACGCCAACGCGCCCTACCAGGCCGCCTCGAAGTGGCTGGCCACCGAGGTGGAGGACCCGCAGGACACCCGGGTCCTCGTCGACGACGCGCTGTGGCTGGACCTGGTGCACGCCGGGTACGAGCCCGGGCTCGGGGCCATCTGGTTCTACAAGGCCGACCTCGACCCGGCCGTGACGAAGACGATGCCGCGCGGCTGGAAGGACCTCGACTACGTGGTCGCCTCGCCGACGGTACGGCGCGACGCGGTGGACCTGCCCAACGTCAAGGCGGCGATGGAGCACTCGAAGCCGGTCGCCGTGTTCGGCACCGGTGAGGACCGGATCGAGATCCGGCAGATCCAGACAGCATCCGGAGGGGTTCGATGA
- a CDS encoding glycosyltransferase, whose product MTHEYTAPEELGDPSVDAAEVPEPGAVTIVVPTFNESANVRQLLHQITDSVPSRLPCEVVFVDDSTDDTPQVIKEAAQDCPFPVTVIHRDEPVGGLGGAVVEGMKAAGSDWIVVMDGDCQHPPSLVPELVATGERANAGLVVASRYIKGGSRAGLAGSYRVAVSRAATWLTKSLFPRRLHGISDPMSGFFAIRRSDITSEALKPLGYKILLELAVRSRPRTVTEVPFVFQERFAGESKSTAAEGRRFLRHLAGLRTADPLARMVVFGLIGLTGFVPNLVALWAMTRAGLHYLPAEVVANQFGVAWNFLLIEKLLFRDRRRHRHWADRTVRFALLSNADLVLRIPLIALLVGQFGLAVLPATALALVITFVLRFVGTEALVYLPRRSRTARSTA is encoded by the coding sequence ATGACTCACGAGTACACCGCCCCCGAAGAGCTGGGCGATCCGTCGGTGGACGCCGCCGAGGTTCCCGAACCCGGCGCCGTCACCATCGTCGTACCGACCTTCAACGAGTCCGCGAACGTACGGCAGTTGCTGCACCAGATCACCGACTCGGTGCCGTCCCGGCTGCCCTGCGAGGTCGTCTTCGTGGACGACTCCACCGACGACACCCCGCAGGTCATCAAGGAGGCCGCCCAGGACTGCCCGTTCCCCGTCACCGTCATCCACCGGGACGAACCCGTCGGCGGGCTCGGCGGCGCGGTCGTCGAGGGGATGAAGGCGGCCGGGTCGGACTGGATCGTCGTCATGGACGGCGACTGCCAGCATCCGCCTTCCCTGGTCCCGGAGTTGGTCGCCACCGGCGAGCGGGCGAACGCCGGGCTCGTCGTCGCCTCCCGGTACATCAAGGGCGGCAGCCGGGCCGGGCTCGCGGGCAGCTACCGGGTGGCCGTCTCCCGGGCCGCGACCTGGCTGACCAAGTCCCTCTTCCCGCGCCGGCTGCACGGCATCAGCGACCCGATGAGCGGCTTCTTCGCCATCCGCCGCAGCGACATCACGTCCGAGGCGCTGAAGCCCCTCGGTTACAAGATCCTGCTGGAGCTGGCGGTCCGCAGCCGCCCGCGCACGGTCACCGAGGTGCCGTTCGTCTTCCAGGAGCGGTTCGCGGGGGAGTCCAAGTCCACGGCGGCGGAGGGGCGCCGCTTCCTGCGGCACCTCGCCGGGCTGCGTACGGCGGACCCGCTGGCCCGGATGGTCGTGTTCGGGCTGATCGGACTGACCGGCTTCGTGCCGAACCTCGTCGCGCTGTGGGCGATGACCCGGGCGGGGCTGCACTACCTGCCCGCGGAGGTCGTCGCCAACCAGTTCGGCGTGGCCTGGAACTTCCTGCTCATCGAGAAGCTGCTGTTCCGCGACCGGCGCCGGCACCGCCACTGGGCCGACCGTACGGTCCGGTTCGCGCTGCTCTCCAACGCCGACCTGGTGCTGCGCATCCCGCTGATCGCGCTGCTGGTCGGCCAGTTCGGGCTGGCGGTGCTGCCGGCGACCGCGCTGGCCCTGGTCATCACGTTCGTCCTGCGCTTCGTCGGGACCGAGGCGCTGGTCTATCTGCCGCGCAGGAGCCGCACAGCAAGGAGTACTGCATGA
- a CDS encoding galactose oxidase-like domain-containing protein: protein MRSRPRTALLAVLGLTGGLLLTAPQPASAANLIKNPGFETAGGDDMPYCWKKSGWGDNDFTFATVADAHSGGKAMKVSLTRRVDGDRKALITESAECAPVVTPGKQYDLGLWYKSTTPDASVTLFRHDATAGWQYWTDLKTLDMAAGWTEATVRTPEVPAGTDRIAWGVSVYGTGSVTTDDYTMDQVAEPVPDPVCTGTAQECANGRWDVLPTKNPVRSMHSVVLNNGKVLLIAGSGNDPEKFAAGTFTSAVYDPQNGTYKQIPTPKDMFCAGHVQLDDGRVLVMSGNKGYPSADGTIGYQGYKDSYTFDPVSETYSKTNDMNDGHWYPSATILGNGDVISFGGLKEDSTGSVAAELWSDAEQKWLELWKVNQTWSYWGLYPSMILMQDGRLFYSGSHVFGNNIPGTGSAICDYGANTVTQVPGLQNKDVRDQSASVLLPPAQDQKVLTIGGGNIDSNPDANRLTDVIDLKQPNPSYVAGPPLPQGTVDLGNGKVPQTGNQGKMYVSAVLLPDGKVLETGGALHNRADPVYESSLYDPATNTFDPVAADPEERGYHSSAFLLPDGRVMTTGDNPGNGTWNHDVSVYTPPYLLKGERPTITSVIDTEWTYGDTQRITVDRPIAKAELIRPAAVTHSSDPNQRFVDLPLSVDGNNVDLNVTSNPNLAPPGWYMLFAVDANGVPSVAKWVHLQGPQALSATDASAHVHDFADNLKGKVTGPGKKRASQKVSPTVSGCDRHYGSANVCVPTDFPPAVKATTKARCDWLKKNDYGRLKVNGKDDPLRLDIDRDGTACGKKDLRGR, encoded by the coding sequence ATGAGATCGAGACCGAGAACGGCCTTGCTGGCCGTGTTGGGGCTCACCGGAGGTCTCCTCCTCACCGCGCCCCAGCCCGCCTCCGCCGCCAACCTCATCAAGAACCCCGGCTTCGAGACCGCCGGCGGCGACGACATGCCCTACTGCTGGAAGAAGTCCGGCTGGGGCGACAACGACTTCACCTTCGCGACGGTGGCCGACGCCCACTCGGGCGGCAAGGCCATGAAGGTGTCGCTCACCCGCCGTGTCGATGGCGACCGCAAGGCGCTGATCACCGAGTCCGCCGAGTGCGCGCCGGTCGTCACGCCGGGCAAGCAGTACGACCTGGGGCTCTGGTACAAGTCGACCACCCCGGACGCCTCCGTCACCCTCTTCCGGCACGACGCGACGGCGGGCTGGCAGTACTGGACCGACCTCAAGACGCTCGACATGGCCGCCGGCTGGACCGAGGCCACCGTCCGCACACCCGAGGTGCCCGCCGGCACCGACCGGATCGCCTGGGGTGTCTCCGTCTACGGCACCGGCTCCGTCACCACCGACGACTACACGATGGACCAGGTCGCCGAGCCCGTCCCCGACCCGGTGTGCACGGGCACCGCGCAGGAGTGCGCGAACGGCCGTTGGGACGTGCTGCCCACGAAGAACCCGGTCCGCTCCATGCACTCCGTCGTCCTGAACAACGGCAAGGTGCTGCTGATCGCGGGCTCCGGCAACGACCCGGAGAAGTTCGCGGCGGGCACGTTCACCAGCGCGGTCTACGACCCGCAGAACGGCACGTACAAGCAGATCCCCACGCCCAAGGACATGTTCTGCGCGGGCCACGTCCAGCTCGACGACGGCCGGGTGCTCGTGATGAGCGGCAACAAGGGCTATCCGTCGGCCGACGGCACGATCGGTTACCAGGGCTACAAGGACTCGTACACCTTCGACCCGGTCAGCGAGACGTACAGCAAGACCAACGACATGAACGACGGCCACTGGTACCCGTCGGCAACCATCCTCGGCAACGGTGACGTGATCTCCTTCGGCGGGCTGAAGGAGGACTCGACCGGTTCGGTGGCCGCCGAGCTGTGGTCGGACGCCGAGCAGAAGTGGCTGGAGCTCTGGAAGGTCAACCAGACCTGGTCGTACTGGGGCCTGTACCCGTCGATGATCCTGATGCAGGACGGCCGTCTCTTCTACTCGGGCAGCCATGTCTTCGGCAACAACATCCCGGGCACCGGATCGGCGATCTGCGACTACGGCGCCAACACGGTCACCCAGGTCCCCGGCCTGCAGAACAAGGACGTGCGCGACCAGTCCGCGAGCGTGCTGCTGCCCCCGGCCCAGGACCAGAAGGTCCTCACCATCGGCGGCGGCAACATCGACTCCAACCCGGACGCGAACCGCCTCACCGACGTCATCGACCTGAAGCAGCCGAACCCGTCCTACGTCGCCGGCCCGCCGCTTCCGCAGGGCACCGTCGACCTGGGCAACGGCAAGGTCCCGCAGACCGGCAACCAGGGCAAGATGTACGTCTCCGCCGTACTGCTGCCCGACGGCAAGGTCCTGGAGACAGGCGGCGCCCTGCACAACCGGGCCGACCCGGTGTACGAGTCGTCGCTCTACGACCCGGCGACCAACACCTTCGACCCGGTGGCGGCCGACCCGGAGGAGCGCGGCTACCACTCCTCGGCGTTCCTGCTGCCCGACGGCCGGGTGATGACGACGGGCGACAACCCGGGCAACGGCACCTGGAACCACGACGTGTCGGTCTACACCCCGCCCTATCTCCTCAAGGGCGAGCGCCCGACGATCACTTCGGTCATCGACACCGAGTGGACATACGGCGACACCCAGCGGATCACCGTCGACCGGCCCATCGCCAAGGCCGAGCTGATCCGCCCGGCCGCCGTCACCCACTCCTCGGACCCGAACCAGCGGTTCGTGGACCTGCCGCTGTCGGTGGACGGCAACAACGTCGATCTGAACGTGACGAGCAACCCCAACCTGGCCCCGCCCGGCTGGTACATGCTCTTCGCGGTCGACGCCAACGGCGTGCCCTCGGTCGCCAAGTGGGTGCACCTCCAGGGTCCGCAGGCCCTGAGCGCGACGGACGCCTCGGCCCACGTCCACGACTTCGCCGACAACCTCAAGGGCAAGGTCACGGGCCCCGGCAAGAAGCGCGCGTCCCAGAAGGTCAGCCCGACCGTCTCCGGCTGCGACCGGCACTACGGCTCCGCCAACGTCTGCGTGCCGACCGACTTCCCGCCGGCCGTGAAGGCGACGACGAAGGCCCGCTGCGACTGGCTGAAGAAGAACGACTACGGCCGCCTGAAGGTCAACGGCAAGGACGACCCGCTGCGGCTGGACATCGACAGGGACGGAACAGCCTGCGGTAAGAAGGATCTGAGGGGGCGCTAG
- a CDS encoding Mut7-C RNAse domain-containing protein: protein MNGPEIHVEFAPELRLFLPNGRRAGAGAVTTDGVSTLGHVVESLGVPLTEVGTLVVDGHEVPVSHIPTAGESVTVRPVQHPQRVPGAPLRFLLDVHLGTLARRLRLLGVDTAYESTDIGDPALAARSAAERRVMLSRDRGLLRRRELWAGAYVYSTRPDDQLRDVLDRFRPELRPWTRCSACNGVLKAATKDEVADRLEGGTQRSYDVFAQCTQCERAYWKGAHHEQLVAIVERALAEYAERR, encoded by the coding sequence GTGAACGGTCCCGAGATCCACGTCGAGTTCGCCCCCGAGCTGCGCCTGTTCCTCCCCAACGGACGGCGCGCCGGCGCGGGCGCCGTCACCACCGACGGAGTCTCGACCCTCGGCCATGTCGTCGAGTCCCTCGGCGTCCCGCTGACCGAGGTCGGCACCCTGGTCGTCGACGGCCACGAGGTACCGGTGTCGCACATCCCGACGGCGGGCGAGTCCGTGACCGTACGCCCCGTCCAGCACCCCCAGCGGGTGCCCGGCGCGCCCCTGCGCTTCCTGCTCGACGTCCACCTCGGCACCCTCGCCCGCCGTCTGCGCCTGCTCGGCGTGGACACGGCGTACGAGTCGACGGACATCGGCGACCCGGCGCTCGCCGCCCGCTCGGCCGCCGAGCGGCGGGTCATGCTCAGCCGTGACCGGGGCCTGCTGCGCCGCCGCGAACTGTGGGCCGGCGCCTACGTCTACAGCACCCGCCCCGACGACCAACTCCGCGACGTCCTGGACCGGTTCCGCCCCGAACTGCGCCCCTGGACCCGCTGCTCCGCCTGCAACGGCGTGCTCAAGGCGGCCACCAAGGACGAGGTGGCGGACCGGTTGGAGGGCGGGACGCAGCGGTCGTACGACGTATTCGCGCAGTGCACCCAGTGCGAGCGGGCGTACTGGAAGGGCGCGCACCACGAGCAGCTGGTGGCCATCGTGGAGCGCGCCCTCGCGGAGTACGCCGAGCGGAGATAG